From one Burkholderia pyrrocinia genomic stretch:
- a CDS encoding DUF3857 and transglutaminase domain-containing protein — translation MLACAAAFGASNAVGATPGTGPAADGANDVADEAPVTLVSDVHEFVIQHDGSLDEHDDSTLRANNANGIDAVAQRYVWFDKNLEQVDLLAAETIDRDGLAHPVGADGIRDVQEPRSAGAPTFQDGLLRTVVFPGVEAGSSTRVAFRKTRTKPVNRGYFGYTVEPSREPVDNQRLIFDVPADMPLYADARGYVALPPVTANGRTRYEFDYRHGPYDRIENGAVGYPTYGDRLVVSTLPDYAAFAARYRNAAVDPSVSAPAVVQFARALTADAADPRDKARILYDWVQANVRYVGLFLGETAAAPHRATDILRNRYGDCKDHVALFGALLAAVGIRSEPVLINLGSVYTLPSVPGYGGGAINHAITWLPDLALYADTTTAGIAFGYLPPIVMDRPALLVDTGVLSRTPATQPRGRIARLAIDAAQPGAARFHAYIEDDGWTAELERNLFRRATHDRIEQLATERLRQSGLRGRAQLSTSDRRVTDGPFDVTVSGTLDHFVWPDGTTALPALSSLTGGIATQVESWLAEPVRTQPWGCIGGTFDETGQIALPADVVVTDLPADAAVHDRFVDFTSHYVFDAAARVVQVTRRMKAAFGRQVCTPDEFTALRASLERIERDTQAQIVVRAKGR, via the coding sequence ATGCTGGCATGCGCTGCCGCGTTCGGCGCGTCGAACGCCGTCGGTGCGACGCCGGGCACGGGCCCGGCGGCGGACGGCGCGAACGACGTTGCCGACGAAGCGCCCGTCACGCTCGTCAGCGATGTTCACGAATTCGTGATCCAGCACGACGGTTCGCTCGACGAGCACGACGATTCGACGCTGCGCGCGAACAACGCGAACGGCATCGACGCGGTTGCGCAGCGCTACGTGTGGTTCGACAAGAATCTCGAGCAGGTCGACCTGCTCGCGGCCGAGACGATCGACCGCGACGGGCTCGCGCATCCGGTCGGCGCGGACGGCATCCGCGACGTGCAGGAGCCGCGTTCGGCCGGCGCGCCGACATTCCAGGACGGACTGTTGCGCACCGTCGTGTTTCCCGGCGTCGAAGCCGGGTCGAGCACGCGCGTGGCGTTCCGCAAGACGCGCACGAAGCCCGTCAATCGCGGTTACTTCGGCTACACCGTCGAGCCGTCGCGCGAGCCCGTCGACAACCAGCGGCTGATCTTCGACGTGCCGGCCGACATGCCGCTGTACGCGGACGCGCGCGGCTATGTCGCGCTGCCGCCGGTGACGGCGAACGGCCGCACGCGCTACGAATTCGACTACCGGCACGGCCCGTACGACCGCATCGAGAACGGCGCGGTCGGCTACCCGACCTACGGCGACCGGCTCGTCGTGTCGACGCTGCCCGACTACGCGGCGTTCGCCGCACGCTACCGCAACGCGGCCGTCGACCCGAGCGTGAGCGCCCCGGCCGTCGTGCAGTTCGCGCGCGCGCTCACCGCGGATGCCGCCGATCCACGCGACAAGGCGCGCATCCTGTACGACTGGGTGCAGGCGAACGTGCGCTACGTCGGGTTGTTCCTGGGCGAAACGGCCGCCGCGCCGCATCGTGCGACGGACATCCTGCGCAACCGCTACGGCGACTGCAAGGACCATGTCGCGCTGTTCGGCGCGCTGCTCGCGGCGGTCGGCATCCGCAGCGAACCGGTGCTGATCAATCTCGGTTCGGTGTACACGCTGCCGTCCGTGCCCGGTTACGGCGGCGGCGCGATCAATCACGCGATCACCTGGCTGCCCGATCTTGCGCTCTACGCGGATACGACGACGGCCGGCATCGCGTTCGGCTACCTGCCGCCGATCGTGATGGATCGCCCCGCGCTGCTGGTCGACACGGGCGTGCTGTCGCGCACGCCGGCCACGCAGCCGCGCGGTCGCATCGCACGGCTCGCGATCGATGCCGCGCAGCCCGGCGCCGCGCGTTTTCATGCGTACATCGAGGACGACGGCTGGACGGCCGAACTCGAACGCAACCTGTTTCGCCGCGCAACGCACGACCGCATCGAGCAACTCGCGACCGAACGCCTGCGGCAAAGCGGCTTGCGCGGCCGCGCGCAACTGTCGACCAGCGACCGGCGCGTGACCGACGGGCCGTTCGACGTGACGGTGTCGGGCACACTCGATCATTTCGTATGGCCCGACGGCACGACCGCGTTGCCCGCGCTGTCGAGCCTCACGGGCGGCATCGCGACGCAGGTCGAGAGCTGGCTGGCCGAACCCGTGCGCACGCAGCCGTGGGGCTGCATCGGCGGCACGTTCGACGAGACCGGCCAGATCGCGCTGCCGGCCGACGTCGTCGTGACCGACCTGCCGGCCGATGCGGCCGTGCACGACCGCTTCGTCGACTTCACGTCGCATTACGTGTTCGACGCGGCAGCGCGTGTCGTGCAGGTCACGCGGCGGATGAAGGCGGCGTTCGGCCGGCAGGTGTGCACGCCGGACGAATTCACGGCGCTGCGCGCGTCGCTCGAACGCATCGAGCGCGACACGCAGGCGCAGATCGTCGTGCGCGCGAAAGGGCGTTGA
- a CDS encoding APC family permease translates to MTAFQKVWQLLVGKPLDPLDPRTRHAIAVTPLLAWVGLGADGLSSSCYGPEEAFLALAQHTPLALFLALATAATVFIIALGYNQVIELFPTGGGGYRVATALLGSKPGLVSGAALLVDYVLTVATSLASGVDAFFSLLPVSAQVFKLTTEIALILLMTGLNFRGMRESIMVLLPIFIGFVILHFGLIVYGVAVHGSNLAMIVPDAVHEAHGMSQSLGVFVMLALLMRAFSLGGGTYTGLEAVSNNVNMLADPRVPNGKVTMWYMSTSLAFTAGGIILLYMLWHARPVEGETLNAVVFGSVIDHLGLGSAFARHALLAAVLAFEAGLLMVGAQTGFLDGPAVLSNMASDSWVPRHFRDLSTRLVRQNGIIVVGLSSLLILLWTHGSVDVLVVLYSINVFLTFSMSLLGLCTYWWRHRSERGWFKHFFLSALGLSVTATVLVITLVEKFTAGGWLTVLVTSAVIALCFMINRHYAYTRTQLAKEDALFSGKPPEVDEASAPGKPDPSQPTAVLLVGKHRGASMHALLWVNRLFPGHFRNVIFLAVGEVDAKAYDGHEHLERLRHSITEALDYYVAHCRRNGIAADYRIAFGTNPVVEFMNLASSTLDEYPNAVCFASKLIFRRVNFLTAWLHNQTPVELQARLHVEGKQMVLLPMNVG, encoded by the coding sequence ATGACCGCATTCCAGAAGGTGTGGCAGTTGCTGGTCGGAAAGCCTCTGGACCCGCTCGATCCGCGCACGCGGCATGCGATCGCCGTGACGCCGTTGCTGGCCTGGGTCGGGCTCGGCGCCGACGGGTTGTCGTCGTCGTGCTACGGCCCGGAAGAGGCGTTCCTCGCGCTGGCGCAACACACGCCGCTCGCGCTGTTTCTCGCGCTCGCGACCGCGGCGACCGTCTTCATCATCGCGCTCGGCTACAACCAGGTGATCGAGCTGTTCCCGACGGGCGGCGGCGGCTACCGCGTCGCGACCGCGCTGCTCGGGTCGAAGCCGGGGCTCGTGTCGGGCGCGGCGCTCCTGGTCGACTATGTGCTGACCGTCGCGACCTCGCTCGCGAGCGGCGTCGACGCGTTCTTCAGCCTGCTGCCGGTGAGCGCGCAGGTGTTCAAGCTCACGACCGAGATCGCGCTGATCCTGCTGATGACGGGGCTCAACTTCCGCGGGATGCGCGAATCGATCATGGTGCTGCTGCCGATCTTCATCGGCTTCGTGATCCTGCACTTCGGGCTGATCGTGTATGGCGTCGCCGTGCACGGCAGCAACCTCGCGATGATCGTGCCCGATGCCGTGCACGAGGCGCACGGGATGTCGCAGTCGCTCGGCGTGTTCGTGATGCTCGCGTTGCTGATGCGCGCGTTCTCGCTCGGCGGCGGCACCTATACGGGCCTCGAGGCCGTATCGAACAACGTGAACATGCTCGCCGATCCGCGCGTGCCGAACGGCAAGGTGACGATGTGGTACATGTCGACGTCGCTCGCGTTCACGGCCGGCGGCATCATCCTGCTGTACATGCTGTGGCATGCGCGGCCCGTCGAAGGCGAGACGCTCAACGCGGTCGTGTTCGGCAGCGTGATCGACCATCTCGGGCTCGGCTCGGCGTTCGCGCGGCATGCGCTGCTCGCGGCCGTGCTCGCGTTCGAGGCCGGGCTGCTGATGGTCGGCGCGCAGACGGGTTTTCTCGACGGCCCGGCCGTGCTGTCGAACATGGCGTCGGATTCGTGGGTGCCGCGCCATTTCCGCGACCTGTCGACGCGCCTCGTGCGGCAGAACGGCATCATCGTCGTCGGCCTGTCGAGCCTGCTGATCCTGCTGTGGACGCACGGCAGCGTCGACGTGCTCGTCGTGCTGTACAGCATCAACGTGTTCCTCACGTTCAGCATGTCGCTGCTCGGGCTGTGCACGTACTGGTGGCGCCATCGCAGCGAGCGCGGCTGGTTCAAGCATTTCTTCCTGTCCGCGCTCGGGCTGAGCGTGACGGCGACCGTGCTGGTCATCACGCTGGTCGAGAAGTTCACGGCGGGCGGCTGGCTCACGGTGCTCGTGACGAGCGCGGTGATCGCGCTGTGCTTCATGATCAACCGCCACTACGCATACACGCGCACGCAGCTCGCGAAGGAAGATGCGCTGTTCTCCGGCAAGCCGCCCGAAGTCGACGAGGCGAGCGCGCCGGGCAAGCCCGATCCGTCGCAACCGACGGCCGTGCTGCTGGTCGGCAAGCATCGCGGCGCGAGCATGCACGCGCTGCTGTGGGTCAACCGGCTGTTTCCCGGGCACTTCCGCAACGTGATCTTCCTCGCGGTCGGCGAGGTCGACGCGAAGGCGTACGACGGGCACGAACATCTCGAACGGCTGCGTCACTCGATCACCGAAGCGCTCGACTACTATGTCGCGCATTGCCGCCGCAACGGCATCGCGGCCGACTACCGGATCGCGTTCGGCACGAATCCCGTCGTGGAATTCATGAACCTCGCGTCGTCGACGCTCGACGAGTATCCGAATGCCGTGTGCTTCGCGAGCAAGCTGATCTTCCGGCGCGTGAATTTCCTGACCGCGTGGCTGCACAACCAGACGCCCGTCGAGCTGCAGGCGCGCCTGCACGTCGAGGGCAAGCAGATGGTGCTGTTGCCGATGAATGTCGGCTAG
- a CDS encoding aldo/keto reductase family oxidoreductase has protein sequence MSDIRHTAAFRLGDRNVKRIGYGAMQLAGPGVFGPPKDRDAALNVLREAVASGVDHIDTSDFYGPHVTNQLIREALHPYRDDLVIVTKIGARRGDDAAWLPAFAPDELERAVHDNLRNLGLDALDVVNLRIMFDRHGPAEGSIEAPLSALADLQRRGLVRHVGLSNVTPAQVAQGRRICDIVCVQNHYNIAHRSDDALIDALARDGIAYVPYFPLGGFSPLQSSTLSGVAARIGATPMQVALAWLLRRAPNILLIPGTSSVAHLHENLAAADLDLPDDALAELDRIAGACAAGRADG, from the coding sequence ATGTCCGACATTCGGCATACCGCTGCCTTCAGGCTCGGCGATCGCAACGTCAAACGAATCGGCTACGGCGCGATGCAGCTCGCGGGGCCCGGCGTATTCGGCCCGCCGAAGGACCGCGACGCGGCCCTGAACGTCTTGCGCGAAGCCGTCGCGTCCGGCGTCGACCATATCGACACCAGCGACTTCTACGGCCCGCATGTCACCAACCAGCTGATCCGCGAGGCATTGCATCCGTATCGCGACGATCTCGTGATCGTGACCAAGATCGGTGCGCGACGCGGCGACGACGCAGCGTGGCTGCCCGCATTCGCGCCCGACGAACTCGAACGGGCCGTGCACGACAACCTGCGCAACCTCGGGCTCGATGCGCTCGACGTCGTCAACCTGCGCATCATGTTCGACCGGCACGGGCCGGCCGAAGGATCGATCGAGGCGCCGCTGAGCGCGCTTGCCGACCTGCAGCGGCGCGGGCTCGTCCGCCACGTCGGCCTGAGCAACGTGACACCCGCGCAGGTCGCGCAAGGCCGACGGATCTGCGACATCGTCTGCGTGCAGAACCACTACAACATCGCGCATCGCAGCGACGATGCGCTGATCGACGCGCTGGCCCGCGACGGCATCGCGTACGTGCCGTACTTTCCGCTCGGCGGCTTCTCGCCGCTGCAGTCGTCGACGCTGTCCGGCGTGGCGGCACGCATCGGCGCGACGCCGATGCAGGTCGCGCTGGCGTGGCTGCTGCGCCGCGCGCCGAACATCCTGCTGATTCCCGGCACGTCGTCGGTCGCACATCTGCACGAGAATCTCGCGGCGGCCGACCTCGATCTGCCGGACGATGCGCTCGCGGAACTCGACCGCATCGCAGGCGCCTGCGCCGCCGGACGGGCGGACGGATAA
- a CDS encoding crotonase/enoyl-CoA hydratase family protein: protein MQLQSHPACRPFYEAGELTQLTAFYEEGRNVMWMMLRSEPRPCFNQQLVTDIIHLARVARDSGLPFDFWVTGSLVPELFNVGGDLSFFVDAIRSGRRDQLMAYARSCIDGVYEIYTGFGTGSISIAMVEGSALGGGFEAALAHHFVLAQKGVKLGFPEIAFNLFPGMGGYSLVARKADRGLAESLISTGETHAAEWYEDRGLVDVTFDAGDAYLATRTFIDVTKPKLNGVRAMLRARERVFQLSRSELMDITEAWVHAAFTIEPKDLAYMERLVMLQNRRVSKLRPV from the coding sequence ATGCAACTCCAATCCCATCCTGCGTGCCGCCCGTTTTATGAAGCCGGCGAACTCACGCAACTGACCGCCTTTTACGAAGAAGGCCGTAACGTCATGTGGATGATGCTGCGATCGGAGCCGCGGCCGTGCTTCAACCAGCAACTCGTCACCGACATCATCCATCTCGCGCGCGTCGCACGCGACTCGGGCCTGCCATTCGACTTCTGGGTGACGGGTTCGCTCGTCCCCGAGCTGTTCAACGTCGGCGGCGACCTGAGCTTCTTCGTCGACGCGATCCGCAGCGGCCGGCGCGACCAGCTGATGGCCTATGCGCGCTCATGCATCGACGGCGTGTACGAGATCTACACGGGCTTCGGCACCGGGTCGATCTCGATCGCGATGGTCGAGGGCAGCGCGCTCGGCGGCGGCTTCGAGGCCGCGCTCGCGCATCACTTTGTGCTCGCGCAGAAGGGCGTGAAGCTCGGGTTCCCCGAGATCGCGTTCAACCTGTTCCCGGGCATGGGCGGCTATTCGCTCGTCGCGCGCAAGGCGGACCGCGGCCTCGCGGAATCGCTGATCTCGACCGGCGAAACGCATGCGGCCGAGTGGTACGAGGATCGCGGGCTGGTCGACGTGACGTTCGACGCGGGTGACGCGTATCTCGCGACGCGCACCTTCATCGACGTGACGAAGCCGAAGCTGAACGGCGTGCGCGCGATGCTGCGCGCACGCGAGCGCGTGTTCCAGTTGTCGCGCTCGGAGCTGATGGACATCACGGAAGCGTGGGTGCATGCGGCGTTCACGATCGAGCCGAAGGACCTCGCGTACATGGAACGCCTGGTGATGCTGCAGAACCGGCGCGTGTCGAAGCTGCGCCCGGTGTAA
- a CDS encoding AraC family transcriptional regulator — MTYNPLLLIDRPNLDMSEPPLPPVPDVHDLVSELLLGMRLSGVQYRRIQVARPFGLSFGHAPGRAQFHFVGRGPVLLRDEAGETMRLEAGDAILLPHGRMHALVSDPDAPCREIHGFEAAKICDTVASVASAGTSPAACATTEPGAGDALIFSACMELDLGGMQPLVGAMPEFMHVGTLLARYPEIRPILDAMERESCSARAGFAGILARLADVVAAFIVRGWVECGCGDATGWVQALREPKLGRAIVALHRDPGRNWSVAELAAAAGVSRSVFAERFLAATGMTPVRYLTELRMRLAAQWITRDHEAIEAVAYRLGYGSLAAFSRAFKRVVGKPPGAVRADGEVRVEA; from the coding sequence ATGACATACAATCCGCTCTTGTTGATCGATCGTCCGAATCTCGACATGTCCGAGCCCCCGCTTCCCCCCGTCCCCGACGTCCACGACCTCGTCAGCGAGCTGCTGCTGGGGATGCGCCTGAGCGGCGTCCAGTACCGCCGCATCCAGGTCGCGCGGCCGTTCGGGCTGAGCTTCGGCCACGCGCCGGGCCGCGCGCAGTTCCATTTCGTCGGACGCGGGCCCGTGCTGCTGCGCGACGAAGCCGGCGAAACGATGCGGCTCGAGGCCGGCGACGCCATCCTGCTGCCGCACGGGCGCATGCATGCGCTGGTGTCCGATCCGGATGCGCCGTGCCGCGAGATCCACGGCTTCGAAGCCGCGAAGATCTGCGATACGGTCGCATCGGTGGCGTCGGCCGGCACGTCGCCCGCGGCCTGCGCGACGACCGAGCCGGGCGCCGGCGACGCGCTGATCTTCAGCGCGTGCATGGAGCTCGACCTCGGCGGCATGCAGCCGCTGGTCGGCGCGATGCCCGAGTTCATGCACGTCGGCACGCTGCTCGCGCGCTACCCGGAAATCCGCCCGATCCTCGACGCGATGGAGCGCGAATCCTGCTCCGCGCGAGCGGGTTTCGCGGGCATCCTCGCGCGGCTCGCGGACGTGGTTGCGGCGTTCATCGTGCGTGGCTGGGTCGAGTGCGGATGCGGCGACGCGACGGGCTGGGTGCAGGCGCTGCGCGAGCCGAAGCTGGGCCGCGCGATCGTCGCGCTGCATCGCGACCCGGGCCGCAACTGGAGCGTCGCGGAGCTGGCCGCCGCAGCGGGCGTGTCGCGCTCGGTGTTCGCCGAGCGCTTTCTCGCGGCGACCGGGATGACGCCGGTGCGCTACCTGACCGAGCTGCGGATGCGGCTGGCCGCGCAGTGGATCACGCGCGACCACGAGGCGATCGAAGCCGTCGCGTACCGGCTTGGCTATGGTTCGCTGGCCGCGTTCAGCCGCGCGTTCAAGCGCGTGGTCGGAAAGCCGCCGGGCGCGGTGCGGGCGGACGGCGAGGTGCGCGTCGAAGCGTAA
- a CDS encoding helix-turn-helix domain-containing protein, translated as MNASRRDPNTPPRELGQLLRYWRDVRGVSQLDLSLDAGISQRQISFIESGRSVPGRDTLLTLAQTLDVPLRERNALLLAAGYAPMYSEAPWDAHEMHGVIRALERVVRQHDPFPAIVMDRHWNVLMTNDAAPRFFGCFIDMAAREGPRNLLRLMFDPHGMRPFLADWDNVSRGLLQRVYRESVGRVIDDETQRLLDDLLAFPDAPRDWKTPPAPAAAPALPVIPIGFVHEGVVLRYFSLITTVGTPQSAAAQELRMECMFPADDATEARHRQLLDAHAPVR; from the coding sequence ATGAACGCCAGCCGCCGCGATCCGAACACGCCGCCACGCGAACTGGGGCAGCTGTTGCGCTACTGGCGCGATGTGCGCGGCGTGAGCCAGCTCGACCTGTCGCTCGACGCGGGCATCTCGCAGCGCCAGATCAGTTTCATCGAAAGCGGGCGCAGCGTGCCGGGCCGCGACACGCTGCTGACACTCGCGCAGACGCTCGACGTGCCGCTGCGCGAGCGCAACGCGCTGCTGCTCGCGGCCGGCTATGCGCCGATGTATTCGGAAGCGCCGTGGGACGCGCACGAGATGCACGGCGTGATCCGCGCGCTCGAGCGCGTCGTACGCCAGCACGATCCGTTTCCGGCGATCGTGATGGACCGCCACTGGAACGTGCTGATGACCAACGATGCGGCGCCGCGCTTTTTCGGCTGCTTCATCGACATGGCGGCGCGCGAAGGGCCGCGCAACCTGCTGCGCCTGATGTTCGATCCGCACGGCATGCGGCCGTTTCTGGCCGACTGGGACAACGTGTCGCGCGGCCTGCTGCAGCGCGTGTATCGCGAATCGGTCGGCCGCGTGATCGACGACGAAACTCAGCGGCTGCTCGACGACCTGCTCGCCTTTCCCGATGCGCCGCGCGACTGGAAAACGCCGCCGGCGCCGGCCGCCGCGCCCGCGCTGCCGGTCATCCCGATCGGCTTCGTGCACGAAGGTGTCGTGCTGCGCTACTTCTCGTTGATCACGACGGTCGGCACGCCGCAAAGCGCCGCTGCGCAGGAACTGCGCATGGAGTGCATGTTTCCCGCCGACGACGCGACCGAAGCGCGCCACCGGCAGTTGCTCGACGCGCACGCACCGGTGCGCTGA
- a CDS encoding LysR family transcriptional regulator yields the protein MQTDLGDLNAFMAVARASGFRDAARMTGLSASGLSEAVRRLEAQLGVRLLHRTTRSVVPTEAGERLLARLGPALTEVAAALDGIGEFRDRPAGTLKLNVPLSAARLVLPAIVPRFLDAYPEIRLEVIADESFVDVLAAGCDAGIRYDERLEQDMIAVPIGPRIQRFATAAAPGYLDRHGRPRHPRELLDHRCLRGRFASGAMPPWEFERDGEVVRVEPAAGPLLVQVGGASDLLVDAAIAGTGIVHLFEEWLRPHFDSGALERILEPWWRPFSGPFLYYPGRRLVPPALRAFIDFIKAS from the coding sequence ATGCAAACCGATCTGGGCGATCTGAATGCGTTCATGGCCGTGGCGCGCGCCAGCGGCTTCCGCGACGCCGCCCGCATGACGGGCCTCAGCGCGTCGGGGCTGAGCGAGGCCGTGCGCCGGCTGGAAGCGCAGCTCGGCGTGCGGCTGCTGCACCGCACGACGCGCAGCGTCGTGCCTACCGAAGCCGGCGAGCGCCTGCTCGCGCGTCTCGGGCCCGCGTTGACCGAAGTGGCGGCGGCGCTCGACGGTATCGGCGAATTCCGCGACAGACCGGCCGGCACGCTGAAGCTCAACGTGCCGCTCAGCGCGGCCCGGCTCGTGCTGCCAGCGATCGTGCCGCGCTTCCTCGATGCGTACCCGGAAATACGACTGGAAGTGATCGCCGACGAAAGTTTCGTCGACGTGCTGGCGGCCGGATGCGACGCGGGCATCCGCTACGACGAACGGCTCGAGCAGGACATGATCGCGGTGCCGATCGGCCCGCGCATTCAGCGGTTTGCGACCGCGGCGGCCCCCGGCTATCTCGACCGTCATGGCCGGCCGCGGCATCCGCGCGAATTGCTCGACCATCGTTGCCTGCGCGGGCGCTTCGCCAGCGGGGCGATGCCGCCGTGGGAGTTCGAACGCGACGGCGAGGTCGTGCGGGTCGAGCCGGCCGCCGGGCCGCTGCTGGTGCAGGTCGGAGGCGCGTCGGACCTGCTGGTCGACGCGGCGATCGCCGGCACGGGCATCGTGCATCTCTTCGAAGAGTGGCTGCGCCCGCATTTCGACAGCGGTGCACTCGAACGCATACTCGAACCGTGGTGGCGGCCGTTTTCGGGCCCCTTCCTCTATTACCCGGGGCGCCGTCTCGTGCCGCCGGCACTGCGCGCGTTCATCGATTTCATCAAGGCATCCTGA
- a CDS encoding MFS transporter, producing the protein MNPGISSAASTAAPREPAWGAVFAMALGVFGLVTAEFLPASLLTPMADSLGVTEGVAGQAVTATATVALVTSLLISALTRTIDRRRVLLAFSVLLVASNLAVAFAPNLTTLLIGRVVLGVALGGFWTMATATAMRLVPTAMVPRALSIIFSGVAVATIASAPMGSYFGHLIGWRNVFLIAAVLGGIAFVSQVTTLPSMPPSGTTRLRTLIDVLRRPTVGLGMFATILVFTGHFAFFTYLRPFLEQVAGVGVNGLSAILLGYGIANFVGTSLAGRVLEHRLRPMLIAMPALMVVLGIALVALGRAPMLDAVLVALWGMAFGGVPVAWSTWVTRTVPDEAESAGGLIVAAIQLAIATGAAAGGVVFDANGAAGVFVGAAIVLAVAVATIVTGVPKRVGVVVS; encoded by the coding sequence ATGAATCCCGGAATTTCCTCTGCCGCCTCGACGGCGGCCCCCCGCGAACCGGCCTGGGGCGCGGTATTCGCGATGGCGCTCGGCGTCTTCGGGCTCGTCACGGCCGAATTCCTGCCCGCGAGCCTGCTCACGCCGATGGCCGACAGCCTCGGCGTGACTGAAGGCGTGGCCGGGCAGGCCGTCACGGCCACCGCGACGGTCGCCCTCGTCACGAGCCTGCTGATCTCCGCGTTGACGCGCACGATCGACCGGCGGCGCGTGCTGCTCGCGTTCTCGGTGCTGCTCGTCGCATCGAACCTGGCGGTTGCGTTCGCGCCCAACCTGACGACGCTGCTGATCGGCCGCGTCGTGCTCGGCGTCGCGCTCGGCGGCTTCTGGACGATGGCGACGGCCACCGCGATGCGGCTCGTGCCGACGGCGATGGTGCCGCGCGCGCTGTCGATCATCTTCAGCGGCGTCGCGGTCGCGACAATCGCGTCCGCGCCGATGGGCAGCTATTTCGGCCACCTGATCGGCTGGCGCAACGTGTTCCTGATCGCGGCCGTGCTCGGCGGCATCGCGTTCGTGTCGCAGGTGACGACGCTGCCGTCGATGCCGCCGAGCGGCACGACGCGGCTGCGCACGCTGATCGACGTGCTGCGCCGGCCGACCGTCGGCCTCGGGATGTTCGCGACGATCCTCGTGTTCACCGGGCATTTCGCGTTCTTCACGTATCTGCGGCCATTCCTCGAACAGGTCGCCGGTGTCGGCGTGAACGGGCTGTCGGCGATCCTGCTCGGCTACGGCATTGCCAACTTCGTCGGCACGTCGCTCGCGGGCCGCGTGCTCGAACACCGGCTGCGGCCGATGCTGATCGCGATGCCCGCGCTGATGGTCGTGCTCGGCATCGCGCTCGTCGCGCTCGGCCGCGCGCCGATGCTCGACGCGGTGCTCGTCGCGTTGTGGGGGATGGCGTTCGGCGGCGTGCCCGTCGCGTGGTCGACGTGGGTCACGCGCACCGTGCCCGACGAGGCCGAGAGCGCGGGCGGGCTGATCGTCGCGGCGATCCAGCTCGCGATCGCGACGGGCGCGGCGGCCGGCGGCGTCGTGTTCGACGCGAACGGCGCGGCCGGCGTGTTCGTCGGCGCGGCGATCGTGCTGGCCGTCGCGGTCGCGACGATCGTGACCGGTGTGCCGAAGCGGGTCGGCGTGGTGGTGTCCTGA